From a region of the Oncorhynchus tshawytscha isolate Ot180627B linkage group LG14, Otsh_v2.0, whole genome shotgun sequence genome:
- the LOC121839168 gene encoding extensin-1-like — MGSSFHPCLPQPLWVHRSTPVFLSPYGFIVPPLSSSAPMGSSFHPLSSSAPMGSSFHPCLPQPLWVHRSTPVFLSPYGFIGPPPVFLSPYGFIIPPPVFLSPYWFIGPPPVFLSPYGFIVPPPVFLSPYGFIVPPPVFLSPYGFIGPPPVFLSPYGFIIPTPVFLSPYGFIVPPPVFLSPYGFIGPPPVFLSPYGFIIPPPVFLSPYGFIGPPPVFLSPYGFIIPPLSSSAPIGSSVHPLSSSAPMGLSFHPCLPQPLWVHRSTPVFLSPYGFIGPPPVFLSPYGFIIPTPVFLSPYGVPPPVFLSPYGFIGPPPVFLSPYGFIIPPPVFLSPYGPYGFIVPPPVFLSPYGFIVPPLSSSA; from the exons ATGGGGTCATCGTTCCACCCCTGTCTTCCTCAGCCCCTATGGGTTCATCGTTCCACCCCTGTCTTCCTCAGCCCCTATGGGTTCATCGTTCCACCCCTGTCTTCCTCAGCCCCTATGGGTTCATCGTTCCACCCCTTGTCTTCCTCAGCCCCTATGGGTTCATCGTTCCACCCCTGTCTTCCTCAGCCCCTATGGGTTCATCGTTCCACCCCTGTCTTCCTCAGCCCCTATGGGTTCATCGGTCCACCCCCTGTCTTCCTCAGCCCCTATGGGTTCATCATTCCACCCCCTGTCTTCCTCAGCCCCTATTGGTTCATCGGTCCACCCCCTGTCTTCCTCAGCCCCTATGGGTTCATCGTTCCACCCCCTGTCTTCCTCAGCCCCTATGGGTTCATCGTTCCACCCCCTGTCTTCCTCAGCCCCTATGGGTTCATCGGTCCACCCCCTGTCTTCCTCAGCCCCTATGGGTTCATCATTCCAACCCCTGTCTTCCTCAGCCCCTATGGGTTCATCGTTCCACCCCCTGTCTTCCTCAGCCCCTATGGGTTCATCGGTCCACCCCCTGTCTTCCTCAGCCCCTATGGGTTCATCATTCCACCCCCTGTCTTCCTCAGCCCCTATGGGTTCATCGGTCCACCCCCTGTCTTCCTCAGCCCCTATGGGTTCATCATTCCACCCCTGTCTTCCTCAGCCCCTATTGGTTCATCGGTCCACCCCCTGTCTTCCTCAGCCCCTATGGGTTTATCGTTCCACCCCTGTCTTCCTCAGCCCCTATGGGTTCATCGTTCCACCCCTGTCTTCCTCAGCCCCTATGGGTTCATCGGTCCACCCCCTGTCTTCCTCAGCCCCTATGGGTTCATCATTCCAACCCCTGTCTTCCTCAGCCCCTATGGGGTTCCACCCCCTGTCTTCCTCAGCCCCTATGGGTTCATCGGTCCACCCCCTGTCTTCCTCAGCCCCTATGGGTTCATCATTCCACCCCCTGTCTTCCTCAGCCCCTATGG CCCCTATGGGTTCATCGTTCCACCCCCTGTCTTCCTCAGCCCCTATGGGTTCATCGTTCCACCCCTGTCTTCCTCAGCCTAG